The Mesoterricola silvestris sequence TTGGCGCCCGGGCCGTTCTCCCCGGCGTGGGCCGCCAGGCGAAGGCCTGCGCCGCGGGCCCGCTGGAACACCGGGGCCCAGTCCCGGAAGGGGACCCGCTCCAGGCCGCCGGTGGAGAAGCCCACCACCCATCCGGGCCTTCCGGGCAGCACCAGGTCCAGCACCTCGTGGCCGTGCCCGGGGCCGAAGTGGTTCACGGCGTCGATGATGACGGCGATGCGGATCCCATCGCGCCCGGCTTCCCGGATGCCCTCGTCCAGACCCTTCCACAGCGCGTCCAGGGAGAGGAAGGCCGCCTGCTTCACCAGCAGGTGCGGGGAGACCCAGAGATCCACGCCCCGGGGCCCACCGTCGGCCGGGGGAAGCCGGCCGGCCGCGGCCCGCACCGCGTCCCGCACGGCGTCCGCGTCGCACAGGAAGCGGCAGCCGAAGAAGAAGGCCTGGATGAAGCTTTCAAACGGAACCGCCTCCCCGCGCCACAGGGCCTCCAGGGGCGCGGGGAGCTCCATGCCCCGCTCCCGGGCCCGGTCCCGCACCCACCGGGGATCCAGGCCGCCCTCCAGGTGGGCGTGGCGGTCGATCCCGGGGCAGGGGGGCATGGGGCTGGATCTATTCGTCGTAGTCGTCCATCTGCAGGTCGCCGGGGTCCACGCCCTCGGCCCGGGCGCCGGAGATGCCGAGGCTTTCCTCCAGGGTGTCCTCGGTGGCCGGATCCACCTCGCCTTCGGGGATGAAGTCGTCATCGATCTGGAGCGCCGCCTTCTCCTTCTTGACGGCCTTGGGCTTGGCGGGTGCTTCCTTCTGGTTCGCGCCGCACTTGGGGCACAGGGCCTCAGGTTTCGTGAAGTCGTAGAACTTCGCTCCGCATCCGAAACAGGTCCATTTCTTTCCAAGATTCGCCATGGCTTCCTCAATCCCGTTTAAGGGTCAAGGATTTACCATGATTCAGGGCCCGTGTCACCAGGAAGAATGGGCTAGTGCGCTCCCCAGGGGGCCGGTCCCAGC is a genomic window containing:
- a CDS encoding adenosine deaminase family protein encodes the protein MPPCPGIDRHAHLEGGLDPRWVRDRARERGMELPAPLEALWRGEAVPFESFIQAFFFGCRFLCDADAVRDAVRAAAGRLPPADGGPRGVDLWVSPHLLVKQAAFLSLDALWKGLDEGIREAGRDGIRIAVIIDAVNHFGPGHGHEVLDLVLPGRPGWVVGFSTGGLERVPFRDWAPVFQRARGAGLRLAAHAGENGPGANVREAILDAGVERIVHGVRAASDPALVELLVDRGIALDVCPTSNRALVPDLGPHPLPLLLEAGVRCALGTDDPGLIPTDLPGEWNAARDLGLSNPHLETLARNARADAWCLGAPAD
- a CDS encoding FYDLN acid domain-containing protein, yielding MANLGKKWTCFGCGAKFYDFTKPEALCPKCGANQKEAPAKPKAVKKEKAALQIDDDFIPEGEVDPATEDTLEESLGISGARAEGVDPGDLQMDDYDE